A section of the Harmonia axyridis chromosome 2, icHarAxyr1.1, whole genome shotgun sequence genome encodes:
- the LOC123673303 gene encoding uncharacterized protein LOC123673303, with the protein MAGSSLEHLSVDPTQTRSRVRQHWTRQMNIGLINAYYEITEGETKTRKYADQLAERWRNMYPDKVFTGKHLISQVRNIKTRKLLAPDELEALKATAMCRSPAANIRNIRRSLQRRSSIRAPQIRLEESDETEQMGEPNILDEVADDTFNLFQEIRLKWEGTAFEVRSKISRLKNNPESRNLMQLLDAALKDTIQASANLEELSHIVYSAAITANTIQQTTSKIRQRGHNQQGKPPWESRLEEKIKRLRKEIGSLQAFLNSQRPSRKLEKKVQEYARRVGLRRKEVAYRVKLQTHLEMLKQKIAALGNRIERYHKRTLRYRQNNLFANNQREFYRGLEKEKAEKTDSPTPDVMGEYWSKVWSQSTSHNENAAWIKTEEEEQRDLRDMDAVDITEEHIRITVKRMKNWTAPGVDGIHNYWWKALKSTHLVLARLIKGALEQPHILPAYLTQGITYMIPKKGDLKKPENYRPITSLPSLYKIITSTISHQIDTHLKRNNIMAWEQNGCKNKGKGSKELLIVDRTITRQAKTRKKNISMAWIDYQKAYDSVPHSWLIKILKIYRVNEQIILLLQFLMSTWRTTITVAGHSTPGYTVKIRRGIFQGYGFSPRWFCLALNILSKLLNRSAYGYSMNESVKLNHLFYMDDIKLYARGRKQLEGEIELVRMFSDDIGMSLGLDKCAMVEVKRGKMVRDGNIRMADGREIAELAMEERYKYLGIQQTYEIKQTENKQNVKRADDKSPEDFENAGLSKK; encoded by the coding sequence ATGGCTGGCAGTTCATTGGAACACCTATCCGTGGACCCCACTCAAACCCGATCGAGGGTGAGGCAGCATTGGACCCGACAAATGAATATAGGTCTCATCAATGCTTACTATGAAATAACAGAAGGAGAAACAAAGACGAGGAAATACGCAGACCAACTAGCAGAACGATGGCGGAATATGTATCCTGACAAAGTGTTCACAGGAAAACACCTCATATCGCAAGTTAGGAATATCAAGACGCGAAAACTGTTGGCACCGGACGAATTAGAGGCTCTCAAAGCCACGGCAATGTGCCGATCACCGGCGGCAAATATCCGCAATATCAGGAGAAGCTTACAAAGAAGAAGTTCTATAAGAGCACCACAAATCAGACTCGAAGAAAGCGATGAGACAGAGCAAATGGGGGAGCCGAATATACTGGATGAAGTAGCTGATGATACATTCAATCTTTTCCAAGAAATCAGGCTCAAATGGGAGGGCACAGCCTTTGAGGTTAGATCAAAAATCTCTAGACTGAAAAATAACCCAGAATCAAGAAACTTGATGCAGCTTCTCGATGCTGCCTTGAAAGACACGATCCAGGCATCCGCGAATCTAGAAGAACTAAGCCATATTGTCTACAGCGCGGCTATCACAGCTAACACCATTCAACAAACTACATCGAAAATAAGACAACGAGGGCATAACCAACAAGGGAAACCTCCTTGGGAGAGCAGACTGGAGGAGAAGATCAAGAGACTGAGGAAAGAAATAGGAAGTTTGCAAGCATTTCTGAACTCCCAGAGACCAAGCAGAAAATTAGAAAAGAAAGTACAGGAATATGCCAGAAGAGTAGGACTGAGAAGAAAGGAAGTTGCTTATCGAGTAAAACTTCAAACTCACTTGGAGATGCTGAAACAAAAGATAGCTGCCCTGGGcaacagaatagagaggtaccACAAGAGAACCCTGAGATACCGGCAGAACAACCTCTTCGCCAACAACCAGAGGGAATTTTACAGAGGACTCGAAAAGGAAAAGGCAGAAAAAACAGATTCACCAACACCTGACGTGATGGGAGAGTACTGGTCGAAAGTGTGGTCTCAGAGCACCAGTCACAACGAGAATGCCGCCTGGATCAAGACCGAGGAAGAAGAACAACGTGATCTTCGGGATATGGATGCAGTAGACATCACAGAGGAGCACATACGCATCACAGTCAAGAGGATGAAAAACTGGACTGCCCCGGGAGTCGACGGCATCCACAACTACTGGTGGAAAGCACTGAAATCAACCCACCTAGTTTTAGCACGGCTTATCAAGGGAGCACTCGAACAACCACACATCCTTCCTGCTTACCTCACACAAGGCATCACCTACATGATACCCAAAAAAGGAGATCTAAAGAAGCCGGAAAACTACCGCCCTATAACTAGCTTACCATCGCTGTATAAGATAATAACTTCCACCATATCCCATCAGATTGACACTCACCTCAAGAGAAATAACATTATGGCATGGGAACAGAACGGATGCAAGAACAAAGGTAAAGGAAGCAAAGAACTTCTGATAGTCGATAGGACGATCACAAGACAGGCAAAAACTCGGAAGAAGAACATCTCGATGGCCTGGATTGACTATCAGAAAGCATACGATTCTGTGCCCCACTCATGGCTGATAAAAATcctgaaaatatacagggtgaatgaACAGATCATCCTCCTTCTTCAGTTCCTCATGTCTACTTGGAGAACAACGATAACGGTGGCTGGGCACTCAACACCAGGCTACACTGTAAAAATAAGGCGTGGCATATTCCAGGGATATGGCTTTAGCCCACGATGGTTCTGTCTGGCTCTTAATATACTCAGCAAGCTCCTCAATAGATCAGCGTATGGCTACTCCATGAACGAATCAGTAAAACTTAATCACCTGTTTTACATGGATGACATCAAACTTTACGCAAGAGGAAGGAAACAGCTTGAGGGAGAAATAGAACTTGTCAGAATGTTCAGTGATGACATAGGAATGTCGCTAGGACTGGACAAGTGCGCCATGGTGGAGGTCAAACGGGGAAAGATGGTGAGAGATGGAAATATAAGAATGGCTGATGGAAGGGAAATAGCGGAATTGGCAATGGAGGAAAGGTATAAATATTTGGGCATTCAACAGacatatgaaatcaaacaaactgaaaataagCAGAATGTCAAAAGAGCTGATGACAAGAGTCCTGAAGATTTTGAAAACGCAGGTCTCAGCAAAAAATAA
- the LOC123673304 gene encoding uncharacterized protein LOC123673304, with protein MNTSREYVEYKMNTSRIHVEYKMNTSRVHVEYKMNTSRIHVEYKDTGRTYREISTTTWNEINPGKLSYPNLLANRVRLILQNEKLSSVELEVIKKSIRPHTTIKAENTDADIKETHPETQIEPTLQWDKTTQLFMKNWKMYAKVSPQDRPRIPRLKGSRKILESVERTNSAIKSRIQEGSDLEDLIDCVYAGAITVCEENGIILCDREFKPKEEKMTPWRTRLERKIINIRKKIASEHHIKTNNEQLRQKLIILSDTLKQKIKALGNRIRRYNERVKRYKNNQLFYKNPKQFYRTLEETSINNKAYPKLESDHDDEAFWIKEAETESDKYVMEQIIITEQDIKTVLKKTNNWSAPGPNGIHNYWWKYFDSTHNDLAKLFQKALTNPSIIPESCTLGITHMLPKGANGEDPKNYRPITCLPTIYKILTGILTQKLWKHVGRYNIMAREQNGCRRDAKGCKELLIIDTIITKQAKKKQRNLSMAWIDYKKAYDSIPHSWLKKVLRLYGVSETMINLLEHLMAKWRTRLHVNTDKGDYTTEEIKIMRGIIQGDKLSTLWFCLVINPLSKLLNTSRYGYVVEKRNNTKINHQLYIDDLKLYAANEEQLMRELKIVASFTETIKMEMELDKCAVLHVKRGKLTEGEAMRVQEQITIQTLGPEKTYKYLGIQQGLEIKNSEVKITFKEKFISRLKKILQSKLNSRAMFTSISTWVVPCLAYSFGIIKWSTADLKAIDTQVRGLLTRYGMHHPNASVNRLYMPRKDGGRGIQDIETAHYNTVKEMREYFKSKNLPFFKALSSEDDNITALNLLSNSDPIAPPTIQELSEVWHGRALHGRFPTVLKHRKIDKDRSLAYLRAGYLFPETEGRLTAIQDQVVATRAYLKNIIGKNLTTDRCRKCSKSPETIQHVTSSCSILALREYTDRHNAMAKAYHQALAKKHGLIETIRPIYEYSPKEILENEEVKIYWDHPLVTDRSIPHNRPDIVLFEKTLKKLIIADVTIPADDNVERAYIEKIIKYHDLSFELKEIYGFTCSTILPLVITTNGLVETHLLENTTKLGLDESIIGDAQKEVILWTTRIVPKSVFKGSGGGFSGGSDIFPDAQHKPDDSPLYLKA; from the exons ATGAATACAAGCAGAGAATATGTGGAATACAAGATGAATACAAGCAGGATACACGTGGAATACAAGATGAATACAAGCAGAGTACACGTGGAATACAAGATGAATACAAGCAGAATACACGTGGAATACAAG GACACAGGAAGAACCTACAGAGAAATTTCAACAACTACGTGGAACGAGATTAACCCAGGGAAACTATCTTACCCGAACCTTCTTGCCAACAGAGTGAGACTGATCCTCCAGAACGAAAAGTTGTCCAGTGTTGAATTGGAAGTCATTAAGAAAAGCATAAGGCCTCACACGACTATCAAAGCAGAGAACACAGATGCCGATATCAAGGAAACCCATCCAGAGACCCAAATTGAACCAACCCTTCAATGGGACAAAACCACCCAACTCTTCATGAAAAACTGGAAGATGTATGCAAAAGTATCTCCGCAGGATAGACCAAGAATACCAAGGCTCAAAGGCTCACGAAAAATCCTGGAAAGCGTTGAAAGAACAAACTCGGCGATAAAATCTAGAATACAAGAGGGCTCCGATCTTGAAGATCTGATTGACTGTGTGTACGCGGGGGCAATCACAGTTTGTGAGGAAAATGGGATTATACTGTGCGATAGAGAATTCAAgccgaaagaagaaaaaatgacTCCTTGGAGAACGCGCCTGgaaagaaaaattatcaatattagaaaaaaaatag CCTCAGAACATCACATCAAGACGAATAACGAACAACTCAGGCAGAAGCTTATAATATTATCTGATACtctgaaacaaaaaatcaagGCTTTAGGAAACCGTATCAGGCGATATAATGAAAGGGttaaaagatataaaaataacCAACTGTTCTACAAGAATCCCAAGCAATTCTATCGCACACTTGAAGAAACATCGATAAACAACAAAGCTTACCCAAAACTAgaaa GCGATCACGATGATGAAGCGTTCTGGATCAAGGAAGCAGAAACCGAATCTGATAAATATGTTATGGAACAAATAATCATAACTGAGCAAGACATAAAAACCGTtctcaaaaaaacaaacaactgGTCTGCACCCGGACCTAACGGGATTCATAATTACTGGTGGAAATATTTTGATTCGACGCATAATGACCTGGCGAAGCTCTTTCAAAAGGCCTTAACCAACCCATCAATTATACCTGAATCCTGCACACTTGGAATCACGCATATGCTTCCAAAAGGAGCGAACGGTGAAGATCCTAAAAACTACCGACCAATCACGTGCCTCCCGACGATATATAAGATACTCACGGGAATACTTACACAAAAACTGTGGAAACATGTTGGCAGGTACAATATCATGGCACGTGAGCAAAACGGCTGCCGAAGGGATGCCAAGGGGTGCAAGGAACTACTGATCATCGACACCATCATCACAAAGCAGGCAAAAAAGAAACAGCGTAACTTGTCCATGGCGTGGATTGACTATAAAAAGGCCTATGACTCTATACCACACTCATGGTTAAAAAAAGTCCTCAGGCTATATGGTGTATCAGAGACAATGATCAATCTACTCGAACATCTGATGGCAAAATGGAGAACGCGCTTGCACGTGAACACTGACAAGGGAGACTACACGACGGAAGAGATCAAAATCATGCGGGGAATCATTCAGGGAGACAAACTAAGCACCTTGTGGTTCTGTCTTGTGATAAATCCATTAAGTAAACTGCTCAACACATCCAGATACGGCTACGTGGTAGAGAAGAGGAACAACACCAAAATAAACCACCAACTCTACATTGATGATCTGAAACTGTATGCCGCCAACGAAGAACAACTAATGAGAGAACTCAAAATAGTGGCTTCATTCACTGAAACTATAAAAATGGAGATGGAGCTGGATAAGTGCGCTGTACTTCACGTGAAGAGGGGAAAGTTAACAGAAGGTGAAGCAATGAGGGTTCAAGAACAAATTACAATCCAAACACTGGGACCGGAAAAAACCTACAAATACCTGGGCATCCAACAAGGCCTAGAAATAAAAAACAGTGAGGTCAAAATtacattcaaagaaaaattcataaGTAGGCTTAAAAAAATCTTACAGAGCAAATTGAACTCCAGAGCAATGTTCACGTCAATAAGCACATGGGTGGTGCCTTGTTTAGCCTACTCGTTTGGAATAATCAAGTGGTCAACCGCTGACCTTAAGGCCATCGATACACAGGTTAGGGGACTGTTAACAAGGTATGGAATGCACCACCCAAACGCCTCCGTCAACAGACTTTACATGCCGAGAAAAGATGGCGGAAGGGGAATACAGGACATTGAAACTGCACACTACAACACAGTCAAAGAAATGAGAGAATACTTCAAATCAAAAAACTTACCTTTCTTCAAAGCACTATCTTCAGAGGATGACAATATAACAGCATTAAACCTGTTATCGAATAGTGATCCAATCGCACCCCCCACCATCCAGGAGTTATCCGAGGTATGGCATGGCAGGGCCCTCCATGGTAGATTCCCAACAGTCCTGAAACATAGAAAAATTGATAAGGATCGATCGCTTGCATACCTTAGAGCTGGTTACCTTTTCCCGGAAACGGAAGGCAGATTAACAGCCATACAAGATCAGGTTGTGGCCACCAGAGCATACCTAAAAAACATAATAGGGAAAAATCTTACCACAGATAGATGCCGCAAATGCTCAAAATCACCTGAGACAATACAGCATGTCACGTCGTCCTGTTCCATCCTCGCACTTAGAGAATACACTGATCGCCACAACGCCATGGCAAAGGCATACCATCAAGCACTTGCCAAGAAACATGGATTAATCGAAACAATACGGCCGATATATGAATACTCACCAAAAGAGATCCTGGAAAACGAAGAGGTAAAGATTTATTGGGACCATCCACTCGTAACAGATAGATCCATTCCACACAATCGTCCCGACATTGTTCTCTTCGAAAAAACACTCAAGAAACTAATTATAGCTGATGTTACCATTCCAGCTGATGACAATGTTGAGAGAGCATACATCGAGAAAATCATAAAGTATCATGATCTGTCCTTCGAGTTGAAAGAAATTTATGGATTTACCTGCTCGACAATCCTTCCACTCGTCATTACAACTAACGGTCTAGTCGAAACACATTTGCTGGAGAACACAACGAAGCTCGGCCTCGATGAGAGCATAATTGGCGATGCACAGAAGGAGGTTATCCTGTGGACCACACGGATCGTGC CTAAAAGCGTTTTTAAAGGTTCTGGTGGTGGTTTTAGCGGTGGCAGTGATATTTTTCCAGATGCGCAACATAAACCAGATGATTCACCTTTGTACTTGAAAGCATGA